One bacterium DNA window includes the following coding sequences:
- a CDS encoding DUF1559 domain-containing protein, whose protein sequence is MSRRGFTLIELLVVIAIIAILAAILFPVFAKAREKARQSSCLSNTRQLALAILQYVQDNDEVFMYANLNPPGTYWYVAAAPYMKSTQILQCPSRRGAVDYGYNMDYLGYSWGTAGTQVGGVGLGTIKSPAETVMLSDSNAAYSLYGGRTSGGSPRYDTNSYNGWDPLNPSGGAAMRHNSGSNHAFVDGHSKWLAATYVRGAGSSIWDAN, encoded by the coding sequence ATGTCCAGACGTGGCTTTACGCTTATCGAGCTATTGGTCGTGATCGCGATCATCGCGATCCTGGCCGCCATTCTGTTTCCCGTGTTCGCCAAGGCCCGTGAGAAGGCCCGCCAATCGTCCTGTCTGTCGAACACGAGGCAGTTGGCACTGGCTATCCTGCAGTACGTGCAGGACAATGACGAAGTGTTCATGTACGCCAACCTCAACCCGCCGGGGACCTACTGGTACGTTGCTGCCGCACCGTACATGAAGAGCACCCAGATTCTACAGTGCCCCAGCAGGCGCGGCGCAGTAGACTATGGGTACAACATGGACTACCTGGGGTACTCGTGGGGAACGGCTGGTACGCAGGTCGGAGGCGTGGGCTTAGGCACCATCAAGTCGCCAGCGGAGACCGTCATGCTGTCCGACTCAAACGCCGCCTACTCGCTCTACGGTGGCCGTACCAGCGGCGGCAGTCCCCGGTATGACACCAACAGCTACAACGGCTGGGACCCGCTGAATCCCAGCGGCGGCGCGGCCATGCGCCACAACAGCGGGTCCAACCATGCCTTTGTGGACGGCCACAGCAAGTGGCTGGCCGCGACCTATGTCCGTGGCGCCGGGTCCAGCATCTGGGACGCCAACTAG
- a CDS encoding LamG domain-containing protein yields MTRTLLIGCLIILAATLSAAAEGGLVAHWSFDEGTGDVARDLTGHGHDAALKNTAWVPSPRGHALRFDGKDDVARYGELDSMNLSGDLTLAVWLKTDSSVEPKTNRIIIGDTGLGVERNLNLRMDGYGYLRFEWADGTRNASLLAPNSLLNGTWKHVVVTCASTAKVATMYVDGQQVAQMPMPLPISKAPTKERLTGWFYNGYFQGDLDDIRLYSRALTAAEVTELFQAGADLQIGKAQVLCDADAGTPAGVVSVPVRNWSQAPRDLEVAVPGQPTQRLQIQPGAQADVALGHVPLTPLWRSRTDLFLCEAPPEQQKVTFTTRRGDTADVQPVDTAAQLVVEPLQVHVLDAWQKQMKPGRTDQVRLNIALAMPMAQVRRGAVRVVLVSRETRKTALTRQFRLQENRLALALNVEALPWGAYEVTVSFVNGAGREVVATQALATVLPTDKQQLRVLNNLVTELMDAQARGLLGSKQIAFMNPRHGWVWFSATGQCGLKLDGADLLTGQSSSPVEAMRLLPAGKHVLTVSGVPTAVQVRAVPALLYNVYPSSPQIAPFGANTWERLRRHTLPNMNMIEAQVVGTPEQAEWTAQGKLWIANIQAPGLLDKTEWTAEKMLEVWLNPGKPTAWAPRPGYDLTQFSGLQIDEYDAGMDQKLLRTTAQSVARLAEDPAFRGKMWIPFVGRMYGNEAAVLFHKATVGAGWPFSIEVYLGESPTEQQNAESIAASFVDRAQGYEHAYPGSIRQAIFTPMYAYLPYCTTNCYPQADFRVHLDMQMNLLANHPAYFGLWGVQPYRSNYVDEEILNCMGRLLRHYCLEGKTERLLTDPYELRHVTDPDFVEGTKHWQVAPAEEGGITAGAFKGYGILQGRYPGGAFGDTFALLKRSAKGPNVLSQELQGLKPGRLYSLKVYTGDYADLKAGKTRKDQQVLAIGLEGAEVQPGGFAYPFRSARGPQPFTMQAPLWMTYHWLQFRAQGPTARLSLSDWAKPDTPGGPVGQEMMVSFVEVQPVLETP; encoded by the coding sequence ATGACAAGGACACTGCTCATCGGCTGTCTCATCATCCTGGCAGCCACCCTCAGCGCCGCCGCCGAGGGGGGCCTCGTGGCGCACTGGAGCTTCGATGAGGGCACCGGCGACGTGGCCCGGGACCTCACCGGCCACGGGCACGACGCGGCCCTGAAGAACACCGCGTGGGTGCCCTCACCGCGCGGCCATGCGCTCCGCTTTGACGGCAAGGACGACGTCGCGCGGTACGGCGAACTGGACAGCATGAACCTGAGCGGCGACCTTACCCTCGCCGTGTGGCTCAAGACGGACTCCTCGGTCGAGCCCAAGACCAACCGCATCATCATCGGCGACACCGGCCTGGGCGTGGAGCGCAACCTGAACCTGCGCATGGACGGCTACGGCTACCTGCGGTTCGAATGGGCCGACGGGACGCGCAATGCCTCGCTCCTGGCCCCTAACAGCCTGCTCAACGGCACCTGGAAGCATGTGGTCGTCACCTGCGCCTCGACGGCAAAGGTGGCGACGATGTACGTGGACGGGCAGCAGGTCGCGCAGATGCCCATGCCTCTGCCGATCAGCAAGGCGCCGACGAAGGAGCGTCTCACCGGCTGGTTCTACAACGGGTACTTCCAGGGCGACCTCGACGACATCCGGCTCTACTCGCGGGCGCTGACCGCCGCCGAAGTGACGGAGCTGTTCCAGGCCGGCGCAGACCTGCAGATCGGCAAGGCGCAGGTGCTCTGCGATGCTGACGCCGGCACGCCAGCCGGGGTGGTGTCCGTACCCGTGCGCAACTGGAGCCAGGCCCCGCGCGACCTCGAGGTCGCGGTGCCCGGCCAGCCGACACAGCGGCTGCAGATCCAGCCCGGCGCGCAGGCTGACGTGGCGTTGGGGCACGTGCCGCTGACGCCACTGTGGCGCAGCCGCACCGACCTATTCCTGTGTGAGGCCCCGCCCGAGCAGCAGAAGGTGACCTTCACGACCCGTCGCGGCGACACAGCGGACGTGCAGCCGGTGGACACAGCCGCCCAGCTCGTCGTGGAGCCGCTGCAGGTGCACGTGCTGGATGCCTGGCAGAAGCAGATGAAGCCGGGAAGGACCGACCAGGTGAGGCTGAACATCGCCCTGGCCATGCCGATGGCGCAGGTCCGCCGCGGGGCGGTGCGCGTTGTCCTCGTCTCACGGGAGACCCGCAAGACGGCCCTGACCCGTCAGTTCCGGCTGCAGGAGAACCGCCTGGCCCTGGCGCTCAACGTGGAGGCCCTGCCGTGGGGCGCCTACGAGGTGACCGTGAGCTTCGTCAACGGCGCCGGGAGGGAGGTCGTCGCCACGCAGGCCCTGGCCACCGTCCTGCCCACCGACAAGCAGCAACTGCGCGTGCTGAACAACCTCGTGACCGAGCTGATGGACGCGCAGGCGCGAGGTCTGCTCGGCAGCAAGCAGATCGCCTTCATGAACCCCCGCCACGGGTGGGTGTGGTTCAGTGCGACGGGACAGTGCGGATTGAAGCTCGACGGCGCGGACCTGCTCACAGGGCAGTCGTCGTCGCCGGTCGAGGCCATGCGGCTGCTGCCGGCGGGGAAGCATGTGCTGACGGTCAGCGGCGTGCCGACCGCTGTGCAGGTGCGCGCCGTCCCGGCCCTGCTGTACAACGTCTATCCTTCGTCCCCGCAGATCGCGCCCTTCGGCGCCAACACGTGGGAGCGGCTGCGCCGGCACACGCTCCCGAACATGAACATGATCGAGGCCCAGGTGGTGGGCACGCCGGAGCAGGCCGAGTGGACCGCGCAGGGCAAACTCTGGATCGCCAACATCCAGGCTCCGGGGCTGCTCGACAAGACCGAGTGGACGGCCGAGAAGATGCTGGAGGTGTGGCTGAACCCGGGCAAGCCGACCGCGTGGGCGCCGCGGCCCGGCTATGACCTGACCCAGTTCTCCGGCCTGCAGATTGACGAGTACGACGCCGGGATGGACCAGAAGCTGCTCCGGACCACGGCGCAGTCCGTCGCGCGGCTGGCCGAGGACCCCGCCTTCCGGGGCAAGATGTGGATCCCGTTCGTGGGGCGGATGTACGGCAACGAGGCGGCGGTGCTCTTCCACAAGGCTACCGTCGGAGCAGGCTGGCCATTCTCGATCGAGGTCTACCTGGGCGAGTCGCCGACTGAGCAACAGAACGCCGAGAGCATCGCCGCCAGCTTCGTGGACCGCGCCCAGGGCTACGAGCACGCCTACCCCGGCTCCATCCGCCAGGCCATCTTCACCCCGATGTATGCCTACCTGCCGTACTGCACCACCAACTGCTACCCCCAGGCGGACTTCCGCGTGCATCTGGACATGCAGATGAACCTGCTGGCCAACCACCCGGCGTACTTCGGCCTGTGGGGCGTGCAGCCCTACCGCTCCAACTACGTGGACGAGGAGATTCTCAACTGCATGGGGCGGCTGTTGCGGCACTACTGCCTCGAGGGCAAGACGGAGCGGCTGCTGACCGACCCGTACGAGTTGCGTCATGTGACCGACCCGGACTTCGTGGAGGGGACGAAGCACTGGCAAGTCGCTCCGGCGGAAGAGGGGGGCATCACCGCCGGGGCCTTCAAGGGCTACGGCATCCTGCAGGGGCGCTACCCCGGCGGGGCCTTCGGCGACACCTTCGCCCTGCTGAAGCGCAGCGCCAAGGGCCCGAACGTGCTGAGCCAGGAGTTGCAGGGCCTGAAGCCGGGGCGGCTGTACTCACTGAAGGTCTACACGGGTGACTACGCCGACCTCAAGGCCGGCAAGACGCGCAAGGACCAGCAGGTCCTCGCCATCGGGCTCGAGGGGGCCGAGGTGCAGCCCGGTGGCTTTGCCTACCCCTTCCGCAGCGCCCGGGGGCCGCAGCCGTTCACCATGCAGGCCCCGCTGTGGATGACCTACCACTGGCTACAGTTCCGCGCGCAGGGCCCGACCGCGAGGCTGAGCCTGAGCGACTGGGCGAAGCCCGACACGCCGGGCGGCCCGGTGGGGCAGGAGATGATGGTCAGCTTCGTGGAAGTGCAGCCGGTGCTGGAGACGCCGTAG
- the dhaK gene encoding dihydroxyacetone kinase subunit DhaK: MKKLINDPEAFVEETIEGILAAHPTHLKRVPDTPRGLMRVDAPVAGKVALATGGGSGHIPVFLGYVGPGLCDGVSIGNVFSSPSIDAMVAVTKAIHSGAGVLYLYGNYGGDIMNFDMAAEMCEMEDIRVATVRMRDDVVSAPPESEGKRRAVAGLFFGYKIVGARAEEGASLDEVVATAEKVVASTRSMGVALSPCIIPAVGKPTFTLGEDEMELGMGIHGEPGIQRGKLQTADEVATVMTERVLADLPFQSGDEVAVLVNSLGATPPEELYLLYRRAHEVITGHGLTIHKAFVGEYATSMEMAGASVTLCRLDEELKRCLDAPAHSPFLLQG; this comes from the coding sequence ATGAAGAAGCTCATCAACGACCCGGAAGCCTTTGTCGAGGAGACCATCGAGGGTATCCTCGCGGCACACCCGACGCACCTCAAGCGCGTGCCGGACACGCCGCGCGGGCTGATGCGCGTTGACGCCCCCGTGGCGGGCAAGGTCGCCCTCGCTACCGGCGGGGGCTCGGGCCATATCCCCGTCTTCCTGGGCTATGTCGGGCCCGGCTTGTGCGACGGCGTGTCCATCGGCAATGTCTTCTCCTCGCCCTCGATTGACGCCATGGTCGCCGTCACGAAGGCCATCCACAGCGGCGCCGGGGTGCTGTACCTGTACGGCAACTACGGCGGTGACATCATGAACTTTGACATGGCCGCCGAGATGTGCGAGATGGAGGACATCCGCGTCGCGACGGTTCGCATGCGCGATGACGTCGTCTCCGCCCCGCCCGAAAGCGAGGGCAAGCGCCGTGCCGTGGCCGGGCTGTTCTTCGGCTACAAGATCGTCGGCGCGCGCGCCGAGGAAGGCGCCTCGCTCGACGAGGTCGTCGCCACCGCGGAGAAGGTCGTCGCCAGCACCCGCAGCATGGGTGTCGCGCTCTCCCCGTGCATCATCCCGGCCGTCGGCAAGCCCACGTTCACCCTCGGCGAGGACGAGATGGAGCTGGGCATGGGCATCCACGGCGAGCCGGGCATTCAGCGCGGCAAGCTGCAGACGGCCGACGAGGTCGCGACCGTGATGACCGAGCGTGTGCTGGCCGACCTGCCCTTCCAGTCCGGGGATGAGGTCGCGGTCCTCGTCAACAGCCTGGGCGCCACGCCGCCCGAGGAGCTGTACCTGCTCTACCGCCGCGCCCACGAGGTCATCACCGGGCATGGCCTCACGATCCACAAGGCCTTCGTCGGGGAGTACGCGACCTCGATGGAGATGGCGGGAGCGTCGGTGACGCTGTGCAGGCTGGATGAGGAACTCAAGCGCTGCCTGGACGCCCCGGCGCATTCGCCGTTCCTGTTGCAGGGGTAG
- a CDS encoding DegT/DnrJ/EryC1/StrS family aminotransferase — MSKLALEGGPRVVPEGAVGTWPPLTQADRDAVMAVFDSNQLHGNSAPRALELQERWAQYCGTKYALVTNSGTASLHMAVAAAGLGPGDEVITSAFTYWSTAAAVLHHNAIPTFVDIDPKTYTMDPALIEERINDHTRAILPVHIHGMVADMDPINAVAKKHGLVVIEDACQAHGAEYKGAKTGALGDIGCFSCNRSKNLSGGEGGLWTTNNEAYRTHASMLREFGEVVVAGQVREYNAYGLGWMYRPHEFINAFILSQLDRLDDYNAQRRQFADYLTTELTGIPGFEGPYTPDYANPCYFSYVVTFKPEELGLDLTPAQWKRASQKALAAEGVGLGQWQTRPVPAQDVFHDRIGYGKGCPWTCQYGRGNIQYDEDYPRTVDFIDAHAYLGGVYPPNTMALMQQYVDGFRKISENATRVVELAQA, encoded by the coding sequence ATGTCCAAGCTCGCGCTCGAAGGTGGCCCGCGCGTCGTTCCCGAGGGAGCGGTAGGCACCTGGCCGCCTCTGACTCAAGCCGACCGCGATGCGGTCATGGCTGTCTTTGACAGTAACCAGCTCCACGGCAACTCCGCCCCCCGCGCTCTCGAACTGCAAGAGCGATGGGCCCAGTACTGCGGCACCAAGTACGCCCTCGTCACCAACAGCGGCACCGCCTCGCTGCACATGGCCGTGGCCGCCGCCGGCCTGGGACCGGGCGATGAGGTTATCACCAGCGCCTTCACCTACTGGTCCACCGCCGCCGCCGTGCTCCACCACAACGCCATTCCCACCTTTGTGGACATTGACCCGAAGACCTACACGATGGACCCGGCGCTGATCGAGGAGCGCATCAACGACCACACCCGGGCCATCCTGCCGGTGCACATCCACGGCATGGTCGCCGACATGGACCCGATCAACGCCGTCGCCAAGAAGCACGGCCTGGTGGTCATCGAGGACGCCTGCCAGGCCCACGGCGCCGAGTACAAGGGCGCCAAGACCGGCGCGCTGGGTGACATCGGCTGCTTCTCGTGCAACCGCAGCAAGAACCTGTCGGGCGGCGAGGGCGGCCTGTGGACGACGAACAACGAGGCCTACCGCACCCATGCCTCGATGCTGCGCGAATTCGGTGAGGTCGTCGTCGCCGGCCAGGTCCGCGAGTACAACGCCTACGGCCTCGGCTGGATGTACCGCCCGCACGAGTTCATCAATGCCTTCATCCTCAGCCAGCTCGACCGCCTGGACGACTACAACGCCCAGCGCCGCCAGTTCGCCGACTATCTGACCACCGAGCTGACCGGCATCCCCGGCTTCGAGGGTCCGTACACGCCCGACTACGCCAACCCGTGCTACTTCAGCTATGTCGTGACCTTCAAGCCCGAGGAGTTGGGGCTGGACCTGACGCCGGCGCAGTGGAAGCGCGCCTCGCAGAAGGCCCTGGCGGCCGAGGGTGTGGGCCTGGGGCAGTGGCAGACGCGCCCGGTGCCGGCCCAGGACGTCTTCCACGACCGCATCGGCTACGGCAAGGGCTGTCCGTGGACCTGCCAGTACGGCCGCGGGAACATCCAGTACGACGAAGACTACCCACGCACGGTGGACTTCATTGACGCGCACGCCTATCTCGGCGGCGTCTACCCGCCCAACACCATGGCACTGATGCAGCAGTACGTGGACGGCTTCCGCAAGATCAGCGAGAACGCCACCCGCGTCGTGGAGTTGGCGCAGGCGTAG
- a CDS encoding DegT/DnrJ/EryC1/StrS family aminotransferase yields the protein MSTDIPRNYPALPPLGGWFTDEEVQAVMETLRDSMDWRTGFGGPEIGQFEEAFAAYCGVEHAIAVNSCGTGLDLAMMCLDLQPGDEVISPAITFKATHQAIIGQGGTVVMCEIDPATFNVDVADVERRLTPRTRAILAVHNNGLSVFMDELEAVAAAHPHPTYGPAKVIGDAARACGAGYKGTKVGKMGWMNVFSFQTSKNMTTLGEGGMITTDDPEVARRARAHRSFGAGDMFWGTNYRMIRLQGAVGLVQLRRLDEMNDRRRDRAHNLSRLLRGLPELTLPTEPPDCRHIYYGYTVMVPEDWAGEKRQKLMDWVGARGVGTVVMNDCTWTFDPYIASLGYDGADTPVSVLTGKRLFCLSLHPLMTDDDQEYIARTMAEGVEAVKSGEA from the coding sequence ATGAGCACCGACATCCCCCGCAACTACCCCGCGCTGCCGCCGCTGGGCGGCTGGTTCACCGACGAGGAAGTCCAGGCCGTCATGGAGACGCTACGTGACTCCATGGACTGGCGCACGGGCTTCGGCGGGCCCGAGATCGGCCAGTTCGAGGAGGCCTTCGCGGCCTACTGCGGGGTCGAGCACGCCATCGCCGTCAACTCCTGCGGCACAGGGCTGGACCTCGCCATGATGTGCCTGGACCTGCAGCCCGGCGATGAGGTCATCAGCCCCGCCATCACCTTCAAGGCGACCCACCAGGCGATTATCGGCCAGGGGGGCACGGTCGTCATGTGCGAGATTGACCCCGCGACCTTCAACGTGGACGTGGCCGATGTCGAGCGGCGCCTCACGCCGCGCACGCGGGCCATCCTCGCGGTCCACAACAACGGCCTGTCGGTGTTCATGGATGAGCTGGAGGCCGTCGCGGCGGCCCATCCGCACCCCACCTACGGCCCGGCGAAGGTCATCGGCGACGCCGCCCGGGCCTGCGGCGCAGGCTACAAGGGCACGAAAGTGGGGAAGATGGGCTGGATGAACGTCTTCAGCTTCCAGACCAGCAAGAACATGACCACGCTCGGCGAGGGCGGGATGATCACCACCGATGACCCCGAGGTGGCCCGTCGCGCGCGGGCACACCGCTCGTTCGGCGCCGGGGACATGTTCTGGGGCACGAACTACCGCATGATCCGGCTGCAGGGCGCCGTCGGGTTGGTGCAGTTGCGCCGCCTGGACGAGATGAACGACCGGCGGCGCGACCGGGCGCACAACCTCAGCCGGCTGTTGCGCGGCCTCCCCGAGCTGACGCTGCCGACCGAGCCGCCGGACTGCCGGCACATCTACTACGGCTACACGGTGATGGTGCCGGAGGACTGGGCGGGGGAGAAGCGGCAGAAGCTGATGGACTGGGTCGGCGCCCGCGGCGTCGGCACGGTCGTGATGAATGACTGCACCTGGACCTTCGACCCGTATATCGCCTCGCTGGGCTACGACGGGGCCGACACGCCCGTCAGCGTCCTCACCGGCAAGCGCCTGTTCTGCCTCAGCCTCCACCCGCTGATGACCGACGACGACCAGGAGTACATCGCCCGGACGATGGCCGAGGGGGTCGAGGCGGTGAAGTCCGGTGAAGCCTGA
- a CDS encoding prepilin-type N-terminal cleavage/methylation domain-containing protein encodes MRHGFTLIELLVVIAIIAILAAILFPVFARAREKARQVSCLSNVRQIGAAIASYTPDYDETYPPFWHNVTVDSRLSAVVILNAYIKNAQIWRCPSSRVTGNIGGVSCTYFANGVIFQAVNSDNVLTRPAETVLMWEGDEAGDHSFDYPRYIGGGSWGDFVNDGHWGAVHHGGGNCVYGDGHAKWVKEQRHTAGIFALLPDNRISLGYHYRNY; translated from the coding sequence ATGCGCCACGGCTTCACACTGATCGAGTTGCTGGTTGTGATCGCGATCATCGCGATCCTGGCCGCCATACTGTTCCCGGTCTTTGCGCGGGCCCGCGAGAAGGCGCGACAGGTGAGTTGTCTGAGCAACGTCCGCCAGATCGGGGCCGCCATCGCGTCGTACACCCCCGACTACGATGAGACATACCCGCCCTTCTGGCACAACGTTACCGTGGACAGCCGTCTGAGTGCAGTCGTCATTCTGAACGCCTACATCAAGAACGCCCAGATCTGGCGCTGTCCTTCCTCCCGGGTCACCGGCAACATCGGCGGAGTGAGTTGCACCTACTTCGCCAATGGGGTGATCTTCCAGGCGGTCAACAGCGACAACGTGCTGACTCGCCCGGCGGAGACGGTTCTCATGTGGGAGGGCGATGAGGCCGGCGACCACTCCTTCGACTACCCCCGCTACATAGGCGGCGGCAGCTGGGGCGATTTCGTCAATGACGGTCACTGGGGTGCGGTCCATCACGGTGGCGGCAACTGCGTCTACGGCGATGGTCACGCCAAGTGGGTGAAGGAGCAGCGACACACTGCGGGGATCTTCGCCCTGCTGCCCGACAACCGGATCAGCCTGGGCTACCACTACCGGAACTACTGA
- a CDS encoding DAK2 domain-containing protein, with the protein MKQSLTLADFQPLATKLAAGLAAAHDEITALDAATGDGDLGVTCRLGLQAVIESPGEAAGSLADALLKAGMAFNSAGASTFGALVATAVMRAAKVAKDGGLAEWDLAAIVAAGEAAIAGLQQRGGAQQGDKTLVDALIPAVGALKEAEAGGASLADACAAAAEAAQAGAESTTPLQGKFGRSAWFQERSIGVQDAGATVVAVVVRAVADYVNE; encoded by the coding sequence GTGAAGCAATCACTGACCCTCGCCGACTTCCAGCCCCTGGCCACCAAGCTCGCGGCCGGTCTGGCGGCGGCGCATGACGAGATCACCGCCCTCGACGCCGCCACCGGCGACGGCGACCTCGGCGTCACCTGCCGCCTGGGCCTGCAGGCGGTCATCGAGTCCCCGGGCGAGGCCGCCGGGAGCCTCGCCGACGCCCTCCTGAAGGCCGGTATGGCCTTCAACTCGGCGGGAGCCTCCACGTTCGGGGCCCTGGTCGCCACCGCAGTTATGCGCGCGGCGAAGGTCGCCAAGGACGGCGGGCTGGCGGAGTGGGATCTGGCCGCGATCGTCGCGGCCGGGGAAGCGGCCATCGCCGGACTGCAGCAGCGCGGCGGGGCGCAACAGGGAGACAAGACACTGGTGGATGCGCTCATCCCGGCGGTGGGGGCGCTGAAAGAGGCGGAAGCCGGCGGGGCTTCACTCGCGGACGCCTGCGCCGCGGCGGCGGAGGCCGCGCAGGCCGGCGCGGAGAGCACCACTCCTCTGCAGGGGAAGTTCGGCCGGTCGGCCTGGTTCCAGGAGCGCAGCATCGGTGTCCAGGACGCCGGGGCGACGGTCGTGGCCGTGGTCGTGCGCGCGGTGGCCGACTACGTCAACGAGTGA